A single region of the Penaeus monodon isolate SGIC_2016 chromosome 18, NSTDA_Pmon_1, whole genome shotgun sequence genome encodes:
- the LOC119584522 gene encoding PSME3-interacting protein-like codes for MSSGFISEKDVEEHRRIRQENWAQSRGEEDPLEAPEPPVDHRSLYDRLQEQRQKKQDEYDEAHKFKNMVRGLEDDEVDFLELVDRSKLQEEKRVRTEENSAMEEYRKKVSEMQKHAAEEEIRAEMKAAEARKNAGGSNKKTSHLSLLAGAIKRKSSDDGKNTEEPSDSKKTKIASPKEDAAPSEAPPSVKPSGIQCVAVLPGLGVYTDSSDSDNNIDSDSDEDETANELPQQPRDITGRIVKPASQCNGQSSC; via the exons atgagtagtgGTTTCATCAGTGAAAAAGATGTTGAAGAACATCGCCGTATTCGTCAGGAGAACTGGGCACAATCCCGTGGGGAAGAGGACCCACTAGAGGCTCCAGAACCCCCAGTAGACCACCGTTCACTCTACGACCGGCTTCAGGAACAACGGCAGAAGAAGCAGGATGAATATGATGAGGCTCACAA ATTCAAGAATATGGTCAGAGGGTTAGAGGACGATGAAGTGGATTTTCTGGAACTTGTCGACAGAAGCAAACTGCAAGAGGAGAAAAGAGTTCGCACAGAAGAAAACTCTGCAATGGAAGAATACAG GAAAAAAGTATCAGAAATGCAGAAACACGCTGCAGAGGAAGAGATCAGAGCGGAAATGAAGGCCGCAGAAGCACGCAAAAATGCCGGGGGATCGAATAAGAAGACATCGCACCTTTCTCTCCTAGCTGGAGCAATCAAGAGGAAGTCCAGCGATGACGGCAAAAATACGGAGGAGCCCTCAGAttccaaaaagacaaaaatag CATCTCCCAAAGAGGATGCTGCCCCCAGCGAGGCCCCACCATCTGTCAAACCATCAGGTATTCAGTGTGTTGCCGTTCTGCCAGGCTTAGGCGTCTACACAGATTCAAGCGACTCTGACAACAACATCGACTCGGACAGCGATGAAGATGAGACGGCAAATGAACTACCTCAACAGCCAAGGGACATCACTGGCCGCATCGTGAAACCAGCCTCTCAGTGCAATGGACAGTCAAGTTGTTGA